The genomic segment ACCCCGACGTGATCATGATCGGCGAGATCCGCGACGTGGAGACGGCGGACATCGCCATCCACGCCGCGCTCACCGGGCACCTGGTGCTGACCACCATCCACACCAACGACGCCGCCAGCGCCCTGGCCCGGCTGGTGGATATGGGCATCGAGACCTTTCTCATTGCCTCCGCGGTCAACGGCGTGGCCTCGCAACGCCTGGTGCGGACCCTGTGTCCCCACTGCCGGCGGCCGATAGACCCGCCGCCGGAGATCCTGGTGTGGCTGCGCTCCGCGCTGGGCGACGAGTTGCCGGCCCCGAGTTTTCACCAGGCCGCCGGCTGCGCGCGATGCCGGCAGACCGGTTACCAGGGGAGGACAGGGATCTTCGAGGTCCTGGTGATGACCGACGCGGTACGCAACCTGGTGCTGGCCCGTGCCTCCGCCGCCGATATCGCCGAGGCCGCCCGGGCGGAAAGGATGCGCTCCATGCGGGCCGACGGACTGCTCAAAGCGCTCCGGGGGATGACGACGGTGGAAGAAGTGCTGCGCGTCACGCGCGTGGAAGAACCGACGCTCTGATCGTCCCCACCAGATCCGCGGCGGGCCGGTCCTTGGTGAGCAGGCCGTGGATCCCGCCGCGGGCCACCTTCTCGGGGTCCAGCGCGCCCGGGAAGGCGGTGAGGATGAACACCTTCGCCGCGGGAAGGTCCCGCACGATGGCCCGTGCCGCGGAGAAGCCGTCCAGCCCCTCCATGCGGAAGTCCATAAGCACCACGTCGGGCCGCAGTTCCCTGGCCCGGGCGATGGCCTCGGCGCCGTCCGCCGCTTCGCCCACCACCTGGAAGTCCTGTTCACGCGCCAGCAGGCGCGCCAGATGCCGGCGGTAGGCGGAGTTGTCGTCCACGAGCAGGATGCGGATGGGGGTCACGTGGCCAGTCTAGCCTTCCCGCGCCCGGCGGCACAATAGTCCCCTGGTACCAGGGGACCGGCAGGGGATGAGACCGCCGCCGGAGGGATGACGGACCGGGGCCGGGTCACCCCTCCGGAGGGACGAGCCCGCTGCGCAGCGCGTACACCGCGGCCTGGGTCCGGCTGTTGACGTGGAGCTTGGCCATGATGTTGCTCAGGTGGTTCTTGACGGTGCGCTCGCTGATGGCCAGCCGCTGCGCGATCTCCTTGTTGGCCAGTCCGCCGGCGACATGCTGCAGGATCTCGACTTCCCGGGCGGTGAGGGGCGTCGTCACCAGCGCCAGATCCGGCCGGTCGGGCGAGCGGGCGAACTCCCGCATCACCTTGGCCGCCATAGTCGGCGCCAGCAGCCCCTCGCCGCCGTGGACCACGCGGATCGCCCGGAACAGCTCCTCCGCGGAGGCGTCCTTCAACAGGTAGCCCATCGCCCCGGCCTTGATCGCTTCGAAGAGGAACTCCTCGTCGGCGTGCACCGTCAGCATGATGATGCCGGTCCGCGGGCTGGTCGTCTTGATCACGCGCGCGGCGTCGATCCCGGACAGTTCCGGCATGGCGATGTCCAGCAGCACGATGTCCGGGGCCAGCTCTTCGACCAGGCGCACCGTCTCGCGGCCCGTGGCCGCTTCACCGACCACCTCAAGGTCCGGCGCGCCCTCCAGCAGGCGGCGGACGCCCCGGCGGAAGAGCTCGTGGTCATCAGCCAGCAGGACGCGGATTTTCGTCACGACCCCTCCCCAGCGGAATCCGAACGGTGACCTTCGTGCCGCCCCCGGGCCGGCTCTCCACCTGGAGGATCCCG from the Armatimonadota bacterium genome contains:
- a CDS encoding response regulator transcription factor; the encoded protein is MTPIRILLVDDNSAYRRHLARLLAREQDFQVVGEAADGAEAIARARELRPDVVLMDFRMEGLDGFSAARAIVRDLPAAKVFILTAFPGALDPEKVARGGIHGLLTKDRPAADLVGTIRASVLPRA
- a CDS encoding response regulator transcription factor, producing the protein MTKIRVLLADDHELFRRGVRRLLEGAPDLEVVGEAATGRETVRLVEELAPDIVLLDIAMPELSGIDAARVIKTTSPRTGIIMLTVHADEEFLFEAIKAGAMGYLLKDASAEELFRAIRVVHGGEGLLAPTMAAKVMREFARSPDRPDLALVTTPLTAREVEILQHVAGGLANKEIAQRLAISERTVKNHLSNIMAKLHVNSRTQAAVYALRSGLVPPEG